In a genomic window of Thermosynechococcus sp. CL-1:
- a CDS encoding phosphate ABC transporter permease, whose translation MLIPLTQEKVRQLVPLVATGSQYRYVWGKLQDFLRRLTFSVVAVAIVAFGLNFLGDSTQLVLGLIAGLYWLWAPAVLASFRNRRHRRFPYGGFWRGRVLDVYVTEELVGKEETVNDKGQLVIIENRERCLNLEIGDKTGFETRVQAKLLRQHRGIRPGDAAEMLVLSRRPDLAEIELISEVFLPRHRLWIGTYPILQRDAFIDLSETLRRKARSKAPRRSPRPRRSSL comes from the coding sequence GTGCTCATTCCCCTCACCCAAGAAAAAGTCCGTCAATTGGTGCCACTGGTGGCCACGGGTTCCCAGTATCGCTATGTTTGGGGCAAACTTCAGGACTTTCTACGACGCTTAACCTTCTCTGTGGTAGCGGTGGCCATTGTTGCTTTTGGTTTGAATTTTTTAGGGGATAGCACCCAACTGGTTTTGGGTCTGATTGCAGGTCTCTATTGGCTCTGGGCACCGGCAGTGTTGGCCTCATTTCGCAATCGTCGCCATCGGCGGTTTCCCTATGGGGGTTTTTGGCGCGGGCGCGTCTTGGATGTCTATGTCACCGAAGAATTGGTGGGCAAAGAGGAGACGGTGAACGACAAGGGGCAACTGGTGATTATCGAGAACCGTGAACGCTGCTTGAATCTGGAGATTGGTGATAAAACCGGCTTTGAAACCAGAGTGCAGGCCAAGTTACTGCGTCAACATCGAGGGATTCGCCCCGGCGATGCAGCGGAAATGCTGGTTCTCTCCCGTCGTCCTGATCTGGCAGAGATTGAACTGATTTCTGAAGTTTTCCTGCCCCGCCATCGCCTCTGGATTGGCACCTACCCCATTTTGCAGCGGGATGCCTTTATTGATCTATCAGAAACACTGCGGCGCAAAGCGCGTTCAAAAGCCCCTCGGCGATCGCCCCGACCACGACGTTCCAGCCTGTGA
- the secF gene encoding protein translocase subunit SecF, whose translation MSFSVNRQRSLWWGLSLVVILSGLVAMAISWVSLGSPLRLGLDFIGGTRLQFELACSAMQTCSQPIDIDVVRQVLNQQGLGNSSLQIIDQYGVSIRTVPLDVDQRTRLSAALTQKIGDFDPQKTQIETVGPTLGEEILRSGLLALLVSFIGITIYLTLRFQFDYACFALVALVHDVLVTTGVFAILGLVAGVEIDSLFIVALLTIIGFSVNDTVVIYDRVRETLKLYPDLGIKEVVDQAVVQTLGRSINTTLTTLLPLITIFIFGGDTLRYFALALIIGFTTGAYSSIFIASTLLAWWRDRQPPRPATNTLETTPTP comes from the coding sequence ATGAGCTTTAGTGTCAATCGCCAGCGATCGCTCTGGTGGGGTTTATCCCTAGTAGTCATTCTCAGTGGCCTTGTGGCAATGGCCATCTCTTGGGTATCCCTAGGAAGTCCCCTGCGCTTGGGCTTGGATTTTATCGGTGGCACACGGCTGCAATTTGAACTGGCCTGTAGCGCTATGCAGACCTGTTCTCAGCCGATTGATATTGATGTGGTGCGTCAAGTGCTTAATCAGCAAGGCCTAGGCAACAGCAGTCTGCAAATTATTGATCAGTACGGGGTGAGTATTCGGACGGTACCCCTCGATGTGGATCAGCGCACTCGCCTCAGTGCTGCCCTCACGCAGAAAATTGGTGACTTTGACCCCCAGAAAACGCAGATTGAGACCGTTGGCCCTACCCTTGGCGAAGAAATCCTGCGATCGGGGTTGCTGGCGCTCTTGGTGTCGTTTATTGGCATTACGATCTATCTCACGCTGCGTTTTCAGTTTGACTACGCCTGTTTTGCCCTTGTCGCCCTTGTCCACGATGTGTTGGTGACCACGGGGGTGTTTGCCATTTTGGGACTCGTGGCAGGGGTGGAAATTGACAGTCTCTTCATTGTGGCGCTGCTCACCATCATTGGCTTTTCTGTGAACGATACGGTGGTCATCTACGATCGCGTGCGAGAAACCCTGAAGCTCTACCCTGATCTCGGCATTAAAGAGGTGGTGGATCAGGCAGTGGTGCAAACCCTTGGCCGCTCGATTAATACCACCCTAACGACCCTGCTGCCATTGATTACCATCTTCATCTTTGGCGGCGACACGCTGCGCTACTTTGCCCTAGCGCTGATCATTGGTTTCACGACGGGAGCCTACTCCAGTATTTTTATTGCCAGTACCCTCCTTGCTTGGTGGCGCGATCGCCAGCCGCCTCGTCCCGCCACGAATACACTGGAGACAACGCCTACGCCCTAA
- the secD gene encoding protein translocase subunit SecD: protein MGKYRGWLIAILVLLMAATWVIVRTPARLGLDLRGGAQLTLQVQTTDKVPQITPQVLAAVQGVVQRRIDGLGVAEAVVQTAGDDKLLVQLPGVTDPQQAERILKGTAQLLFAAQKPGTEAQLQIERQLQSQLLLEQAQLLAEQAQNANHPDALKEIEAKLAKNRESLEKSQQAIARLFTPSDLTGAMLREAFASPVAPGSPNWSVIVRFDSQGAELFAQLTKEIAGTGRSLGIFLDDRLISAPTVAVEYAETGIVGGSAEISGGFTAQTANDLAIQLQGGALPVPLEVVENRTVGASLGQDSIRDSLYAGLAGLVLVLIFMVAYYRLPGLIADIALILYAIFTYAAFLLFGVTLTLPGIAGFILSIGMAVDANVLIFERTREELRAGKTLYRSVESGFDRAFASILDSNVTTLIACAALFALGTGFVRGFAVTLAIGIGISMFTALTCSRTFLFYAISIPSLRKPNWFCPKLESFR, encoded by the coding sequence ATGGGAAAATATCGCGGCTGGCTGATTGCCATTTTGGTGTTGCTGATGGCCGCCACTTGGGTGATTGTGCGCACACCAGCGCGGCTGGGCTTGGATCTACGGGGGGGTGCCCAACTGACGTTGCAGGTGCAAACAACGGATAAGGTGCCCCAAATTACGCCCCAAGTGCTGGCGGCAGTGCAAGGGGTGGTGCAACGGCGGATTGATGGCTTGGGTGTTGCCGAAGCTGTGGTGCAAACTGCTGGGGATGACAAGCTCTTGGTGCAATTGCCGGGGGTCACCGATCCTCAGCAGGCGGAACGGATTCTCAAGGGGACGGCACAACTGCTCTTTGCCGCCCAGAAGCCGGGCACAGAGGCTCAATTGCAAATTGAGCGGCAACTTCAGTCGCAACTGCTCTTGGAACAGGCGCAACTCTTAGCGGAGCAGGCTCAAAATGCCAATCATCCTGATGCCCTGAAGGAGATTGAGGCAAAGCTGGCCAAAAACCGTGAATCCCTTGAAAAAAGCCAGCAGGCGATCGCCCGCCTCTTCACGCCCTCGGATTTGACAGGCGCAATGCTCAGGGAAGCCTTTGCCAGTCCCGTCGCTCCGGGATCCCCGAACTGGAGTGTGATTGTCCGTTTTGACAGCCAAGGGGCTGAACTTTTTGCCCAACTGACCAAGGAGATTGCTGGCACGGGGCGCAGTCTGGGGATTTTTCTTGACGATCGCCTGATTAGTGCGCCAACGGTGGCGGTGGAATATGCAGAAACAGGGATTGTTGGCGGCAGTGCAGAGATTTCCGGTGGCTTCACTGCCCAAACTGCCAATGATTTAGCCATTCAGTTACAAGGGGGGGCGCTGCCCGTTCCCCTCGAGGTGGTGGAAAACCGCACGGTGGGGGCTTCGCTGGGTCAAGATAGCATTCGCGATAGCCTCTATGCCGGTTTGGCGGGCTTGGTGCTGGTGCTGATCTTTATGGTGGCCTACTACCGCCTGCCGGGATTGATTGCCGACATTGCCCTGATTCTCTACGCCATCTTTACCTATGCAGCGTTTCTGCTGTTTGGGGTGACGCTGACACTGCCGGGGATTGCGGGCTTTATTCTCAGTATTGGTATGGCGGTGGATGCCAATGTGCTGATTTTTGAGCGCACCCGCGAGGAGTTACGGGCAGGCAAAACCCTCTACCGTTCCGTTGAATCGGGGTTCGATCGCGCCTTTGCCAGCATTCTCGATAGCAATGTCACCACCTTGATTGCCTGTGCTGCCCTCTTTGCCTTGGGGACAGGGTTTGTGCGCGGTTTTGCTGTGACCCTTGCCATCGGCATTGGCATTAGTATGTTTACGGCTCTCACCTGTAGTCGCACGTTCTTGTTTTACGCCATTAGCATTCCCAGTCTACGTAAGCCCAATTGGTTCTGTCCAAAACTGGAGAGCTTTCGATGA
- a CDS encoding alpha-ketoacid dehydrogenase subunit beta, whose amino-acid sequence MAETFMFNALRAAIDEEMERDPTVFVLGEDVGHYGGSYKVTKDLYKKYGELRLLDTPIAENSFTGMAIGAAMTGLRPIVEGMNMGFLLLAFNQIANNAGMLRYTSGGNFKIPIVIRGPGGVGRQLGAEHSQRLEAYFQAVPGLKIVACSTPYNAKGLLKSAIRDPNPVLFFEHVLLYNLKEDLPEEEYLLPLNKAEIVRSGEDVTILTYSRMRHHVLQAVKTLEKEGYDPEVIDLISLKPLDFETIGASIRKTHRVVIVEECMKTGGIGAELSASIMERYFDELDAPVIRLSSQDIPTPYNGTLENLTIVQPPQIIAAVQKLVQGQV is encoded by the coding sequence ATGGCCGAGACCTTCATGTTTAATGCCCTTCGTGCTGCCATTGATGAAGAAATGGAGCGTGACCCCACAGTGTTTGTGCTGGGGGAAGATGTGGGACATTATGGCGGCTCCTACAAAGTCACCAAAGACCTCTACAAAAAGTATGGTGAACTGCGTCTATTGGATACCCCCATTGCTGAAAATAGCTTTACCGGCATGGCGATCGGGGCAGCAATGACCGGCTTGCGTCCCATTGTCGAGGGCATGAACATGGGCTTTTTGCTCTTGGCCTTCAATCAAATCGCCAACAATGCTGGCATGCTGCGCTACACCTCTGGCGGCAACTTCAAAATCCCGATTGTGATTCGCGGTCCCGGCGGTGTTGGCCGGCAATTGGGGGCAGAGCACTCGCAACGTCTTGAAGCCTACTTTCAAGCAGTCCCCGGATTAAAAATTGTTGCCTGCTCAACCCCCTACAACGCCAAGGGCTTGCTCAAATCGGCGATTCGCGATCCCAACCCAGTGCTGTTCTTTGAGCATGTGCTCCTGTACAACCTCAAGGAAGACCTCCCCGAAGAGGAATACCTGCTGCCCCTCAATAAAGCTGAGATAGTCCGCAGTGGCGAAGATGTTACCATTTTGACCTACTCGCGGATGCGCCACCATGTGCTGCAAGCGGTGAAAACCCTTGAAAAAGAGGGCTACGACCCCGAAGTGATTGACCTGATTTCCCTAAAGCCTTTGGACTTTGAGACAATTGGTGCCTCGATTCGCAAAACCCATCGCGTGGTGATTGTCGAAGAGTGTATGAAGACGGGGGGCATTGGTGCTGAACTCTCAGCCTCGATCATGGAACGCTACTTTGACGAGCTGGATGCCCCTGTGATCCGCCTTTCCTCCCAAGATATTCCCACCCCCTACAACGGTACCCTAGAGAATCTCACAATTGTGCAACCGCCCCAAATTATAGCGGCCGTGCAGAAGCTGGTGCAGGGACAGGTTTAA
- a CDS encoding L-threonylcarbamoyladenylate synthase, with protein sequence MIFGVPNMTTLARSLPADTRSFQTIQTHLQQDHVIILPMATVYSFVVNGTSPRAIAKLRRLKHFSTEQPLAILTRGDRAAEVADLSQEAKTLLAHFPYPVTMIVKGKPHLDPQIMQGFDCVYLACPDRFIYDLVGALPFFLVAATVKVGTELIVSFEDAQKYYGEQVPLIVDGGRCAYGRRGTLVDFTLEYPTIMNFGPVSVDDLRPILPNIILPSHLMK encoded by the coding sequence ATGATTTTCGGAGTACCAAACATGACCACCTTGGCGCGATCGCTCCCCGCTGATACTCGCAGCTTTCAAACCATTCAAACCCACTTGCAGCAGGATCATGTCATTATTCTGCCCATGGCCACGGTCTATAGCTTTGTCGTCAACGGCACGAGTCCAAGGGCGATCGCAAAGCTGCGTCGTCTCAAGCACTTTAGTACGGAACAGCCCTTAGCCATTCTCACCCGGGGCGATCGCGCGGCTGAAGTGGCAGACCTCTCCCAAGAGGCAAAAACCCTGCTGGCTCACTTTCCCTACCCCGTCACTATGATTGTCAAGGGCAAGCCCCACCTAGACCCACAAATTATGCAGGGTTTTGATTGTGTCTATCTCGCTTGTCCCGATCGCTTTATCTACGATCTCGTGGGTGCCTTGCCCTTCTTTTTGGTGGCAGCAACGGTGAAAGTGGGGACGGAACTCATTGTCAGCTTTGAGGACGCCCAAAAATACTATGGCGAGCAAGTGCCGCTGATTGTGGATGGGGGGCGCTGTGCCTATGGACGGCGGGGAACCCTCGTGGACTTCACCCTTGAATACCCAACCATTATGAACTTTGGCCCTGTGTCTGTGGATGACTTGCGACCAATATTGCCCAACATTATTTTGCCGTCACATTTAATGAAATAG
- the bioD gene encoding dethiobiotin synthase, which translates to MDTGVGKTMITRALWSYAHRYRPQERWGILKPMQSGTAVEIGDGDYYCQTLPLQQTASEVCPLSFAAPLAPPIAAELEQRTIDLAPVWQTYQQLQERFDYLLVEGIGGLGSPMTWEWTVADLAAAWKLPIVLVATVRLGAIAQIVANIALARQYKLDIRGLILNCVTPCSDTDIAQWTPPEFLSRFTQVPVLGVLPCGQHSNEELAEMVAEWPLHLLWR; encoded by the coding sequence GTGGATACCGGTGTGGGCAAAACGATGATCACGCGGGCACTGTGGTCTTACGCCCATCGCTATCGTCCCCAAGAACGCTGGGGCATTCTCAAACCAATGCAGAGCGGTACTGCGGTCGAAATTGGAGACGGTGACTACTACTGCCAAACTCTGCCCCTGCAACAAACCGCCAGTGAAGTGTGTCCCCTCAGTTTTGCAGCACCCCTTGCGCCTCCCATTGCCGCCGAGTTGGAGCAGCGCACGATTGATCTAGCCCCTGTGTGGCAGACTTACCAGCAGCTTCAGGAGCGGTTTGATTACCTTTTAGTGGAAGGGATTGGCGGTCTAGGGTCGCCCATGACTTGGGAGTGGACGGTGGCGGACTTGGCAGCCGCTTGGAAGTTGCCGATTGTCTTGGTGGCAACGGTGCGCTTGGGGGCGATCGCCCAAATTGTGGCCAATATTGCCCTTGCACGGCAGTACAAGCTGGACATTCGCGGTCTGATTCTCAACTGTGTCACCCCCTGTAGCGACACGGATATTGCACAGTGGACACCACCAGAATTTCTCAGCCGTTTTACCCAAGTGCCCGTGCTGGGGGTGCTGCCCTGTGGTCAACACTCCAATGAGGAGTTGGCGGAAATGGTCGCCGAATGGCCGCTGCATCTGCTTTGGCGTTGA
- a CDS encoding glutathione S-transferase family protein, with protein sequence MLKLYGGAKSRASIVRWYLEELGIPYEFVLMDLQAGEQHQPDFLKLNPMGKVPVIVDGDIVLWESGAILLYLAQVHGELPKDAAAAAQVYQWVLFANSTLTQAMFPPETRDRQLPRLLKGIETALMGQSYILGNHFSVADVALGSVLAYLQMLFQVDLSPYPAVANYVARLQQRPAFQKGLMGVGA encoded by the coding sequence ATGCTAAAGCTCTATGGCGGTGCCAAATCCCGCGCCAGTATTGTTCGCTGGTATTTAGAAGAATTGGGAATTCCCTATGAATTTGTGCTGATGGATCTACAAGCCGGGGAGCAACATCAGCCCGACTTTCTCAAACTCAACCCCATGGGTAAAGTGCCCGTGATTGTTGATGGCGATATCGTGCTCTGGGAATCGGGAGCCATTTTGCTCTATCTTGCCCAAGTCCACGGTGAATTACCCAAGGATGCGGCTGCCGCTGCCCAAGTTTATCAGTGGGTGCTGTTTGCCAATTCCACCTTGACACAGGCAATGTTTCCGCCTGAAACGCGCGATCGCCAGCTGCCGCGACTCCTCAAAGGCATTGAGACCGCCCTCATGGGGCAGTCCTACATTCTCGGCAATCACTTTTCCGTTGCCGATGTTGCCCTCGGGTCAGTGCTGGCCTATCTACAGATGCTTTTTCAAGTGGATTTGAGTCCCTATCCTGCGGTGGCAAATTATGTGGCACGTCTCCAACAACGACCCGCATTCCAGAAGGGCTTAATGGGAGTTGGCGCATGA
- a CDS encoding DUF3531 family protein — translation MNVIFREVDPFDLWIWVEFAAPPSSVEQQYLEEVFNSWFFLGKLGGFNAENLQVQETGLDLSYLEYDRAQADSSMMAVMHNMGEFEYNDRWARCWFDLGTSDALALDVLINALNQFSEDYVPLKTLVIGGDNPEWPIATSEQREMIEQSAWN, via the coding sequence ATGAATGTCATCTTTCGTGAGGTCGATCCCTTTGATTTGTGGATTTGGGTGGAATTTGCCGCACCGCCTTCATCCGTTGAGCAGCAGTACCTTGAGGAAGTCTTTAACTCGTGGTTTTTCCTCGGGAAGCTGGGGGGATTCAACGCTGAGAATCTGCAAGTCCAGGAAACGGGGTTAGACCTCAGTTACCTAGAGTACGATCGCGCCCAAGCTGACAGTTCGATGATGGCCGTGATGCACAATATGGGCGAGTTTGAATACAACGATCGCTGGGCACGCTGCTGGTTTGACTTGGGCACCAGTGACGCTCTGGCCTTGGATGTTCTGATTAATGCCCTCAATCAGTTTAGTGAGGACTATGTGCCCTTAAAAACACTCGTGATTGGCGGTGATAATCCCGAATGGCCGATCGCCACCAGTGAACAGCGGGAAATGATTGAACAATCGGCGTGGAACTAA
- a CDS encoding 16S rRNA (cytosine(967)-C(5))-methyltransferase, with protein sequence MELNARRLALDALERVAKGAYADVALHQVLQQRSLKEGDRALITELVYGTIRQQRTLDTLVQGFCQQLPPLKVQLVLRLGLYQLRYLDRVPPHAAVDTSVELVKEMGLGGFAKLVNGVLRRYSRSTTDPLEALIAPLPLVSQLGCRYSFPDELIASWLERLGQEECIALCQWFNQPPRLDLRLNPLRTTTNQLIADFEAAGYSLKPIPDLPQGLVLPHCGQAMPALPGYVEGHWSVQDRAAQWVSHLLDPQPGEVVIDACAAPGGKTTHIAELMADQGRVIACDRTPSRLRKLAQNRNRLGLKSIEIHTLDSSTAGDFAAMGDRVLLDVPCSGTGTLHRHADSRWQPLRTRLAELVPLQAQLLANVCQWVKPQGLLVYATCSLEPAENEAQIQHFLAHHPQWYIEPPPADFPLKAAPAGWITVWPQRHDMDGFFMVRLRRGS encoded by the coding sequence GTGGAACTAAATGCGCGGCGTCTTGCCCTCGATGCCCTAGAACGGGTGGCCAAGGGAGCCTATGCCGATGTGGCACTTCATCAGGTGTTGCAGCAGCGGTCTCTCAAGGAAGGCGATCGCGCCCTGATCACTGAACTGGTCTATGGGACTATCCGCCAACAGCGCACCCTAGATACCCTTGTTCAGGGGTTTTGTCAGCAACTGCCGCCCTTGAAGGTACAGTTAGTGTTGCGCCTTGGCCTCTACCAACTGCGCTATCTGGATCGCGTTCCCCCCCATGCTGCCGTGGACACCAGTGTTGAACTGGTCAAAGAGATGGGTTTAGGCGGCTTTGCCAAACTGGTGAATGGGGTCTTGCGCCGTTACAGCCGCTCCACGACCGATCCCCTTGAGGCTCTCATTGCTCCCCTGCCCTTGGTCTCCCAACTGGGGTGTCGCTATAGCTTTCCCGATGAGCTGATTGCATCTTGGTTGGAGCGTTTAGGACAAGAGGAATGCATTGCCCTCTGTCAGTGGTTTAATCAACCCCCTCGCCTCGATCTACGCCTCAATCCATTGCGGACAACGACTAACCAACTGATTGCTGACTTTGAGGCAGCAGGTTATAGCCTGAAACCGATTCCCGACTTGCCCCAAGGACTCGTCCTGCCCCACTGTGGCCAAGCTATGCCGGCACTCCCCGGCTATGTTGAAGGTCACTGGTCGGTTCAGGATCGGGCGGCGCAATGGGTGAGTCATCTGCTGGATCCGCAGCCCGGTGAGGTTGTCATTGATGCCTGTGCAGCACCGGGGGGCAAAACCACGCATATTGCTGAGTTGATGGCCGATCAAGGCCGCGTCATTGCCTGCGATCGCACCCCCAGTCGCCTGCGGAAGTTGGCGCAAAATCGCAATCGCCTCGGCCTGAAGAGTATTGAAATTCACACCCTTGATAGTTCAACAGCAGGGGATTTTGCAGCGATGGGCGATCGCGTTCTTTTAGATGTGCCCTGCTCCGGTACAGGTACCCTCCACCGCCATGCCGATAGCCGCTGGCAACCCCTGAGAACACGCTTGGCTGAACTAGTGCCCCTGCAAGCTCAACTCTTAGCCAATGTTTGCCAGTGGGTGAAACCCCAAGGTCTGCTTGTCTATGCCACCTGTAGTCTAGAGCCAGCCGAAAATGAAGCCCAGATTCAGCACTTTCTGGCTCACCATCCCCAGTGGTACATTGAACCACCCCCCGCAGACTTTCCCCTAAAAGCAGCTCCCGCAGGCTGGATCACCGTCTGGCCGCAACGGCACGATATGGATGGCTTTTTTATGGTGCGGTTGCGACGCGGTAGCTAA
- a CDS encoding CPBP family intramembrane glutamic endopeptidase — protein MIRRPFWIRIFSFALTLVLLWLPIGLSIYFLWGKGGAASFVNMGLLYLIFILLLRVWGRRVYQQRSPLVFYGLKGGWNFGRDALLGWLAGVFLVALLFLIEGLLGWVSWQGLPDRFGLLLLDGVLTGVAVGFAEELLFRGWLLQELELEYQPWFALVLNGLIFAALHYLHPLEVILATWPQFFGLALLGWILGLSKWIFSGRLGFPMGLHGGLVWAYFGVNVGKLVSYTGVAPEWLTGINGNPIAGLMGVGILILVALGLSYRVATAP, from the coding sequence ATGATCCGCCGCCCCTTCTGGATTCGCATCTTTAGTTTTGCCCTAACGCTGGTGCTGCTGTGGCTGCCCATCGGCCTGAGTATCTATTTTCTTTGGGGTAAGGGCGGTGCTGCCAGCTTTGTCAATATGGGGCTGTTGTACCTCATCTTTATTCTCTTGCTGCGAGTCTGGGGACGGCGGGTATACCAACAGCGATCGCCCCTGGTGTTTTATGGCCTTAAGGGGGGGTGGAACTTTGGGCGGGATGCCCTGCTGGGCTGGCTGGCGGGGGTGTTTTTGGTTGCCCTGCTATTTCTCATCGAAGGACTTTTGGGCTGGGTAAGCTGGCAGGGGCTACCGGATCGCTTTGGGCTGCTGCTGTTGGATGGCGTCCTCACCGGTGTTGCTGTGGGCTTTGCTGAGGAATTGTTGTTTCGCGGCTGGCTGTTGCAGGAGCTAGAGCTAGAGTACCAACCATGGTTTGCCTTGGTGCTCAATGGCCTGATCTTTGCCGCGTTGCACTATCTGCATCCCTTGGAGGTCATTTTGGCCACATGGCCGCAGTTTTTCGGCTTGGCACTGTTGGGCTGGATTCTTGGTTTGAGTAAATGGATCTTTAGCGGACGATTGGGCTTTCCCATGGGACTCCACGGTGGCTTGGTCTGGGCTTATTTTGGTGTCAACGTGGGCAAATTGGTGAGCTATACGGGGGTAGCGCCAGAGTGGCTAACCGGCATCAATGGCAACCCAATCGCTGGCCTGATGGGGGTAGGTATTTTAATTCTGGTGGCTTTGGGGCTTAGCTACCGCGTCGCAACCGCACCATAA
- the clpS gene encoding ATP-dependent Clp protease adapter ClpS: MSVQTIEKPATVRKLAPRYRVLLHNDNVNSMEYVVEVLLKTVPSLTQPQAVDIMMEAHMTGVALVITCALEHAEFYCEGLKMAGLTSTIEPTE, encoded by the coding sequence ATGTCAGTGCAAACCATTGAAAAACCAGCAACCGTTCGCAAGTTGGCGCCCCGCTATCGTGTGCTCCTTCACAATGACAATGTCAATTCCATGGAGTATGTGGTGGAGGTATTGCTGAAGACTGTGCCGAGCCTCACCCAACCCCAAGCCGTGGATATCATGATGGAGGCGCACATGACGGGGGTGGCCTTGGTGATCACCTGTGCCCTTGAGCATGCTGAATTTTATTGTGAAGGCCTGAAAATGGCAGGGCTGACGAGTACCATTGAACCGACTGAATAA